One segment of Acropora muricata isolate sample 2 chromosome 8, ASM3666990v1, whole genome shotgun sequence DNA contains the following:
- the LOC136927007 gene encoding centrosomal protein of 57 kDa-like: MDYRDGAPAYRGYGVDSPHRASIRSTSSFPGATGSVSSFYDNLHPSPRATASQTNSRAVVSALKGLQEKIRKLELERADAEDNLKKLAAESRHYKDVLQKEMTTRESTQGVISKQNKQLEDDLQGAEARCNLLEKQLDYMRKMVQTAETDRDTAIQRSAMVAKQAAQQTNEDIRGQMDKLAGLERDHMKLTAQHSIAESKIRELEERLREEVHQRKLVQDKTAELESVAETNRVLMDMASPPKAKKKKKRKVPKPKLRATTHSTRPSDHYRLNLGNIPFVVGQSTTKSHSLAANVQTVLSLMKAHNPALCNAAARRAQKRHTTSAGSTPRSSESEDAFDELLLGLQDEFGHITFEHREISRQIQESDDPRIQEDLRRELENLEARLEAKGEQIAVVRRQQQKAKNQRKQQKPKMPAAKLKSASAVLPASGGEVEVITTVKTKSAKLTPTIEGPKKSLSVYKGMKTLQNSLEKNPYHWD; this comes from the exons ATGGATTACAGGGACGGTGCG CCTGCCTACAGAGGATATGGTGTCGACTCACCACACAGAGCAAGTATCCGTTCAACTTCCTCCTTTCCTGGAGCAACTGGGTCTGTGTCTTCGTTTTATGACAATCTACATCCGTCGCCTAGAGCAACAGCATCTCAGACTAACAGCCGAG ctGTAGTATCAGCATTAAAGGGACTGCAAGAAAAAATTCGCAAACTTGAGTTAGAGAGAGCAGATGCAGAGGACAACTTGAAGAAACTAGCTGCAGAGTCACGTCATTACAAAGATGTGCTTCAAAAGGAAATGACAACACGAGAGTCGACACAAGGAgttatttccaaacaaaataAAC AATTAGAGGATGACCTGCAAGGTGCTGAAGCTCGCTGCAACTTGCTTGAAAAACAATTGGATTACATGCGTAAGATGGTACAGACAGCTGAAACAGACAGAGATACTGCAATCCAGAGATCAGCGATGGTGGCAAAACAAGCAGCACAACAAACAAATGAGGACATTAGAGGACAAATGGATAAGCTGGCTGGGTTGGAAAGAGATCATATGAAGCTGACAGCACAGCATTCCATTGCTGaa AGCAAAATTAGGGAACTGGAGGAGAGGCTTAGAGAAGAGGTTCATCAGAGAAAACTTGTGCAGGATAAGACAGCCGAG TTGGAATCAGTAGCAGAGACAAATAGGGTACTTATGGATATGGCTTCGCCACCAAAggctaaaaagaagaaaaaaagaaag GTTCCAAAACCCAAGCTGAGAGCTACAACCCACTCGACTCGACCTTCCGATCATTATCGCCTTAATTTGGGAAATATTCCATTTGTAGTTGGTCAG TCAACTACAAAATCGCACTCTCTTGCCGCCAATGTACAGACTGTGCTTTCTCTTATGAAGGCACACAACCCTGCGCTATGTAACGCTGCTGCAAGGCGGGCTCAGAAGAGGCACACTACCAGTGCGGGCTCAACACCGCGCTCTAGCGAATCAGAAGACGCTTTTGACGAGCTCTTATTGGGGCTTCAAGATGAATTTGGGCACATTACCTT TGAACACCGAGAAATTTCCCGTCAAATTCAAGAATCGGATGATCCAAGGATACAAGAAGACCTTAGGCGTGAGCTCGAAAATTTGGAAGCTCGGTTGGAAGCGAAGGGGGAGCAGATTGCCGTGGTTCGACGACAACAACAGAAAGCGAAAAATCAACGCAAGCAACAAAAACCCAAAATGCCAGCGGCAAAACTTAAGAGCGCAAGCGCGGTTCTACCAGCAAGCGGCGGGGAAGTGGAGGTTATAACGACTGTAAAAACAAAATCTGCAAAACTTACTCCAACGATCGAGGGGCCGAAAAAATCGCTTTCTGTATACAAAGGAATGAAGACGCTTCAAAATTCATTGGAGAAAAATCCTTACCATTGGGATTAG